Proteins from a genomic interval of Clostridium scatologenes:
- a CDS encoding MBL fold metallo-hydrolase — translation MKIENGIYVLELSANIMGTSMDINTTLLCDKDSLILIDTAFPGQLHQIREAVEKEGIPFNKLNTIILTHQDIDHIGSASDILRNIPRTVKVLTHEEERAYINGEKKPVKIAQLEDRLDYLPDNIKIVYEKLKVGFEHSRINVDKTLIDGEELPYLGGITIVYTPGHTPGHICLYLNKWKILIAGDILSVKEGLLVKTDKDINFDNELNIKSIKKLMKYDIETVICYHGGIYKGDVNKRIAELINDL, via the coding sequence ATGAAAATTGAAAATGGAATTTACGTGCTTGAATTATCTGCTAACATAATGGGAACGTCAATGGACATTAATACAACCTTACTTTGCGATAAGGATTCATTGATTCTGATTGATACTGCATTTCCTGGTCAGTTACATCAAATTCGTGAAGCAGTTGAGAAAGAAGGAATACCATTTAACAAACTGAATACGATAATTTTAACCCATCAGGATATTGATCATATAGGAAGTGCTTCTGACATTTTGAGAAATATACCTAGAACGGTTAAGGTTCTTACTCATGAAGAAGAAAGAGCATATATAAATGGTGAGAAAAAGCCTGTTAAAATTGCTCAACTTGAAGATAGATTAGATTATTTGCCTGATAATATAAAAATAGTATACGAAAAGCTAAAAGTAGGTTTTGAGCACAGTAGAATAAATGTAGATAAGACATTGATTGATGGTGAGGAGTTGCCATACTTAGGAGGAATTACTATTGTTTACACACCAGGTCATACACCAGGACATATTTGCTTATATCTTAATAAGTGGAAAATACTAATTGCTGGAGACATTCTTAGTGTTAAAGAAGGTTTGCTTGTTAAAACAGATAAAGATATTAATTTTGATAATGAATTGAATATTAAGTCCATAAAAAAATTGATGAAGTATGATATTGAAACAGTAATTTGTTATCATGGCGGTATATATAAGGGTGATGTGAATAAACGTATAGCAGAATTGATAAATGATTTATAA
- a CDS encoding cell wall-binding repeat-containing protein: protein MGKCIVLASGEGYADGLSASTLAKKLDAPILLTTSDMFSKDAENAISMLKPKNIYIVGGTEVISQNFEDQITLVYKIN, encoded by the coding sequence ATGGGAAAATGTATAGTATTAGCATCGGGAGAAGGATATGCAGATGGGTTAAGTGCTTCAACATTAGCTAAAAAATTAGATGCACCAATACTTTTAACTACATCTGATATGTTTAGTAAAGATGCAGAAAATGCAATTAGTATGTTAAAACCAAAGAATATATACATTGTTGGTGGAACAGAAGTTATTTCACAAAATTTCGAAGATCAGATAACTCTTGTTTATAAAATTAATTAA